From the Leptospira andrefontaineae genome, the window AGAATCCTCAGCAATGATACCCGCGCTTTCGCTCGGTAGATAGAAACATCGAATTTTTGATTCTACTGAATGAGCATGGTCAGGGGGAGACTTCCCGTCTAGAATATGCAATATCCGCTCTATATCCTTAATTTTCGTCCCCGTTCTTCCCATATAATTTCCTTGGAAGATAGCTAACTTTCCAACTCGGAAACTATCATTATTTATATACGTTCGATCAAGCTCTTTGAAAACCTTTATTACGCCTCGATTAAAGATTATTTCCTTTTCCTGCTCCAATCTATCAAACGTTGCCATTACGTTGGATTCGCAAAAGACTGGAACATCCTTTGTTAGCTGCTTTTCAAACTCTTCGCGTGCACTTGCGTCCATAAGGTCGAATAGTCCAGCCTTTTCGCCAAGGTAATTCCATGCATTGCGATCGACAGACTTTCTAATTTCTTCGTTAAGTGACACATCAAATTTCTCATCAAACCAAACGTGCTTCCGGTCAATATCTAGGCCAAGGGCATAAGAGGCGAATTGT encodes:
- a CDS encoding DUF4942 domain-containing protein, giving the protein MNREVNIAKKLSIAGLIEARDQSIRNYQEMITAYKRAGAFHKQFASYALGLDIDRKHVWFDEKFDVSLNEEIRKSVDRNAWNYLGEKAGLFDLMDASAREEFEKQLTKDVPVFCESNVMATFDRLEQEKEIIFNRGVIKVFKELDRTYINNDSFRVGKLAIFQGNYMGRTGTKIKDIERILHILDGKSPPDHAHSVESKIRCFYLPSESAGIIAEDSYLRIYRYKNGNFHVTFKRMDLLDKVNRIISNAFGESNRMGDRTKSKRWKRSSPQG